Genomic DNA from Herpetosiphonaceae bacterium:
TCGATAAAGTCCTGAAATGTGCGCAGGTGCAACGTCGCGAGTTCGATCGTCTCCGGCTGCGTCTCCACCCACTGGCGGAATTGCGCCAGCGCCGAGCGATAGGTAATGATCGTCCGCTCGCTCAAGCGTCGCTCGGCCAGATCGGCCAGCCACGTCTCTAAAGCGACTTCTAAGGTCTTGCCTGCTCCCATCCTGCCCACTCCTCCGGCTGTAGGGCCTCGCGAACATTGAGAATCAGAGGGCTATGTCAGCTCTCATATGGTACCACTCAAATCGTATGTTCCGCGCCACGTGTTGCAGCACACTGCCGACCAGCGCCGGTTGTATCGCTTTGGGATCGGCCCGCCGCGTTGCCCGTCTTTCGGCAGGCCGGGCATGGTCCGCCGATTATGCTAAAATGCCTGGGCAGCGGCCTGAGCACAGCGCTGCTCACCCCGACAATCCACGAGAGCACAGGATGATCGAGCTACGAAGCGATACATTTACCCAGCCTGTCGCGCTCGAAACGATGGTCGAGCGCCTGAGCGACGATCATGCCAACGCGCGGCGGCTGGCGCTGGCGCTGGCCGAAATGCCGGGCGTGCAGATCGACCTGCGCACCGTGCAGACGAACATCGTGATCTTTCGGGTGATCGATCCGCGCTTTACCTGGCGCAGTTTTCTGGCGGCTGCTCGCCGCGAGGGGGTTGCCCTGGGCGAGCTTGGACATGGTCGTATTCGTGCTGTCACGCACTACGGAGTCAGCGCCGCGATGATCGATGAGGCGATTGTGTCGATCGAAAACGTTTTTAAGCACGGGCCGGACTCGGACAGGAGCACGCGCTAGCGGCATGCTAATGTAGTAAAGCTTCTCTTATATTACATTATAGCGATAGCTGCGCGCCCGCGCATATCCACCGCTGCGCGGAAGCCAGATCCGGATCTTTGAGAAAGGCCCGCGCAAAGGCCAGCAGATGATCACCACACCCTTTTCGTGGCAATGCTCGTACTGTGCGGCAGAATACGCACCCGATGCCATTCGCTATGATTGCCCACAGTGTCGCCGTCGAGCAACCCTTGATATGCGCCCCAACTACGAGCAGATCGCGGCGTCCTGGAGTCTCCAAGCCCTTGCGGAAAACACAGATCGCTCGATCTGGCGATATGCTCCGCTCCTGCCACTCCGGCAGCATCCGTCTCCACACCACTGTTCCGGCCTGTACTCCTTAAATATTGGTTGGACCCCGCTTATCCGCGCTGCGCGCCTGGGAGCCTCGCTTGGGTTAGCGCACCTGTTGATCAAAGACGATAGCCGCAATCCCACAGGGTCGCTCAAAGATCGGGCAAGCGCGCTGGTCGTTGCTCACGCGATCAATGCGGGCGAAACCACCCTTGCGACGGCATCTTCGGG
This window encodes:
- a CDS encoding pyridoxal-phosphate dependent enzyme, with product MRPNYEQIAASWSLQALAENTDRSIWRYAPLLPLRQHPSPHHCSGLYSLNIGWTPLIRAARLGASLGLAHLLIKDDSRNPTGSLKDRASALVVAHAINAGETTLATASSGNAAASLAGLCAAEGMPCVIFVPHTIPPGKLAQLLMYGAHVFLVEGSYNDAVELCRAACSEFGWYARNTGYNPYTAEGKKQSHVRLPSSCRGRLRI